A window of Falco cherrug isolate bFalChe1 chromosome 11, bFalChe1.pri, whole genome shotgun sequence genomic DNA:
CGGGACaagggcggcgggagcggcagccccctgcccccttaTCGGTGGAGGGCCCGGTTATCTCCTCGCTGCTGGTCCTCCCGCCCTATCGGCCCTCGCCAGGGGACAAGGCACCCCtcgcagcctgtgctggggcagctgccatGCCTCCTGCTGTTCGGCGACCGCCCGCCCTCATGCCCCCAAGGGGAGCCGCTGCCGCAGCTCCTCGCACCCCGTACGGAACGGCCGGGCCGCGCTGGGCCCCCCGAGCACCCCCCGcggctccccagcccctctgcccggCTGGCTCCGGGGGCCGAAGGtgcccgctccccgccggggAGCACCGGCCCCAGTGGGGGAGGCCCCTTCACCAACCGGGGCTCCTCAGGAGCTGGCTGGTCTCTctgccgcccgccccggccagAGCAGCCCCCGAGCTGGGCGGCCGTGGCCATGGCGGCTCCTGAGGAGCCTCTCTCGGGTTGCACCAGCTTCGGTGTCGTCCCTGTCCGCCTGCAGTCGGGACCGGCCGCTCCCTCAGGCTGAAGACGTGGTAATTgcgagctgctgctgctgtttgcatttggtGGCCCCGCACGGGAGTGTGGCCTGGTGGGGCTGGAGTCACGGGGACTGGCTACTTGCCACTGTTTGTAGAAGTCGTTCCTTGGACTTTCTATCAATCAGACATTCCTTTCAAGAAAATACCTTTAGTTATTTCGGCACACTCTGGCCTTTGGTTTATATCTTACTCAGTTTTTTACAATCCTCAGTGTTTATTCAAGTAGTTGTGGCATTTAGGTCCTTTCTACAACACCTAGTTCAGAAACCCAATTTAAACGCAATACTTGAGGAAACAGGCTATGGTAGACGAAGGCAAAAGGATTTGAAATAAGTTTCATAAGCAACGTTCTGTTAATCCCTGAACAGTTCTCGCAGAGACTAAATTccacttaaattatttttgctagAATTCCTGGTGAAGGCTTCGCTTTGCTGCATCTAGCTGTACTGCATCCCTGTGGCCATCTGGTGAGTACTGCATCTCCATGGGTTCTCTGGTGATCCTGTCTTCAGGAGCTTAAACTAAACCCCTCTGCTATTGCTTGTGTAACTCTTTGCAAATGAAGCCTCTCCTGAGGAACACAAAAGTTGCattccagcagccctgctgtggaGTGGGCAACTGTTTAAACAACTTCCTTAAATACGTTGTGTGTCTGAAACCCGGCACTCGCTGTATTCACCTTGTAAATATAAGTCATGCCTTGCTGCTGTTGAGAGTCCCGAGGTGGGATGTTGGTCTGCCAGGCCTCCACCCGGTTTCTCCCAGGTGCACAGTCTTCTCGCTCACCTGCAAACTTTGtcagctgcaggctgagccTGAGCTCCTTCAGGGTGCTGCACAGATCAGTCTGGAGATCGATCAGATATTTTATCTTATATTGAATCCTGGGAGCTGGGCTTTGACTGTATCTCTGTTCTAGACTCTGCCTGCTAACCA
This region includes:
- the LOC129737070 gene encoding nascent polypeptide-associated complex subunit alpha, muscle-specific form-like gives rise to the protein MAPSAPPPSPPARGYRFPPALTTPAPLASGSGFPFPPPPGLLQAAGFPPQVAALPRRANGTRAAGAAAPCPLIGGGPGYLLAAGPPALSALARGQGTPRSLCWGSCHASCCSATARPHAPKGSRCRSSSHPVRNGRAALGPPSTPRGSPAPLPGWLRGPKVPAPRRGAPAPVGEAPSPTGAPQELAGLSAARPGQSSPRAGRPWPWRLLRSLSRVAPASVSSLSACSRDRPLPQAEDVVIASCCCCLHLVAPHGSVAWWGWSHGDWLLATVCRSRSLDFLSIRHSFQENTFSYFGTLWPLVYILLSFLQSSVFIQVVVAFRSFLQHLVQKPNLNAILEETGYGRRRQKDLK